In the Octadecabacter sp. SW4 genome, one interval contains:
- the purM gene encoding phosphoribosylformylglycinamidine cyclo-ligase gives MAADHCKNGLTYADAGVDIDAGNALVDRIKPAAKRTQRSGTMSGLGGFGALFDLKSAGFVDPVLVAATDGVGTKLRIAIDTGNVDGVGIDLVAMCVNDLVCQGAEPLFFLDYFATGKLELDQAARIIEGIAEGCVRSGCALIGGETAEMPGMYPAGDFDLAGFAVGAMERGTDLPAGVAVGDVLLGLASDGVHSNGYSLVRRVVERSGLGWGDACPWSDAPLGTALLTPTRLYVKQALAAVRAGGVHALAHITGGGLTENLPRVLPDGMGAAIDLDSWTLPPVFAWLADQGGMDAGEMLKTFNSGVGMMLVVAPDQARSLTALLTDMGETVYQMGHVTDTAGVAYTGNLL, from the coding sequence ATGGCAGCAGATCACTGCAAAAACGGGCTGACCTATGCGGATGCAGGTGTTGATATTGACGCGGGCAATGCGTTGGTGGATCGTATCAAACCTGCGGCCAAACGCACCCAGCGCAGCGGCACGATGTCGGGCCTCGGCGGGTTTGGTGCGCTGTTTGACCTAAAGAGCGCGGGATTTGTCGATCCGGTTCTCGTCGCGGCCACGGATGGTGTCGGCACCAAGCTGCGCATCGCCATTGATACCGGAAACGTCGATGGCGTGGGCATCGATCTGGTCGCGATGTGCGTCAACGATCTGGTGTGCCAAGGTGCAGAGCCATTGTTTTTCCTTGATTATTTTGCGACTGGCAAGCTTGAACTGGATCAGGCCGCGCGCATCATCGAGGGCATCGCCGAAGGCTGCGTGCGATCGGGATGTGCGCTGATCGGCGGTGAAACGGCGGAAATGCCGGGCATGTATCCGGCGGGGGACTTTGATCTGGCTGGCTTTGCCGTGGGCGCGATGGAGCGTGGCACGGACCTGCCCGCAGGCGTGGCAGTGGGCGATGTGCTGCTGGGGCTTGCCAGCGACGGTGTGCATTCCAACGGCTATTCGCTGGTGCGCCGCGTGGTCGAACGCTCGGGACTTGGATGGGGCGATGCCTGTCCGTGGAGCGACGCACCCCTCGGCACGGCGCTGCTGACGCCGACGCGGCTTTATGTGAAACAGGCGCTGGCGGCGGTGCGGGCAGGGGGCGTGCATGCGCTGGCGCATATCACCGGCGGGGGCCTTACGGAAAACCTGCCGCGCGTTCTGCCGGACGGCATGGGCGCGGCGATCGATCTGGACAGCTGGACCCTGCCACCGGTCTTTGCCTGGCTTGCCGATCAGGGCGGGATGGACGCGGGTGAAATGCTCAAGACCTTCAACAGCGGTGTTGGCATGATGCTGGTCGTGGCCCCCGATCAGGCCCGGTCGCTGACCGCGCTGCTGACGGATATGGGCGAAACGGTCTATCAGATGGGCCATGTGACCGATACCGCAGGGGTCGCCTACACGGGCAACCTGCTGTGA
- the narH gene encoding nitrate reductase subunit beta: MRIRAQIGMVLNLDKCIGCHTCSVTCKNVWTSRDGVEYAWFNNVETKPGLGYPTDWENQARWNGGWERSKAGKLRPKQGGKWRILANIFANPDLPQIDDYYEPFDFDYDHLKSAPEGKAFPTARPRSKITGERMQKIEKGPNWEEILGGEFEKRSADYNFEGIQKQMYGEYENTFMMYLPRLCEHCLNPACAASCPSGAIYKREEDGIVLIDQEKCRGWRMCVSGCPYKKIYYNWESGKSEKCTLCYPRIESGNPTVCSETCVGRIRYLGVMLYDADKIEDAANVADEQDLYDAQLGVFLDPSDPEVIKAARADGIPEDWIKSAQESPIWKMAMDWKVAFPLHPEYRTLPMVWYIPPLSPIQNAAEAGAISSKNGMPDVKNLRIPVKYLANMLTAGDEAPVVTALERMLAMRSYMRSKTVEGVNDEGIAQSVGLTGRQIEDMYKIMALADYEDRFVIPTTHREQVEEAYDLKGGCGFTDTNGCSTGISKGSLFGGSKKPLKMPTEVQ, encoded by the coding sequence ATGAGAATCCGCGCACAAATCGGCATGGTGCTGAACCTTGATAAATGTATCGGGTGTCACACCTGCAGCGTTACCTGCAAGAACGTCTGGACCAGCCGTGACGGCGTTGAATACGCATGGTTCAACAACGTCGAAACCAAGCCGGGCCTTGGCTATCCCACCGATTGGGAAAATCAGGCGCGCTGGAATGGCGGCTGGGAACGCTCCAAGGCCGGCAAACTGCGCCCCAAACAGGGTGGCAAGTGGCGGATCCTGGCGAATATCTTTGCCAACCCCGATCTGCCGCAAATCGACGACTACTACGAACCGTTCGATTTCGATTACGACCACCTGAAAAGTGCGCCCGAAGGCAAGGCTTTCCCCACGGCGCGCCCCCGCTCAAAGATCACCGGCGAGCGGATGCAGAAGATCGAAAAGGGGCCCAACTGGGAAGAAATCCTTGGCGGCGAATTTGAAAAGCGGTCAGCGGATTACAACTTCGAGGGCATCCAGAAGCAGATGTATGGCGAATACGAAAATACATTCATGATGTATTTGCCGCGCCTGTGCGAACACTGTCTCAATCCCGCCTGCGCCGCGTCCTGCCCGTCAGGCGCGATCTACAAGCGCGAAGAAGACGGTATCGTGTTGATTGATCAGGAAAAATGCCGCGGCTGGCGGATGTGCGTCTCGGGCTGCCCCTACAAGAAAATCTACTACAACTGGGAAAGCGGCAAATCGGAAAAATGCACCCTGTGCTACCCGCGCATCGAGAGCGGCAACCCCACGGTCTGTTCGGAAACCTGCGTTGGTCGTATCCGCTATCTGGGTGTGATGCTCTATGACGCGGACAAGATCGAAGACGCGGCGAATGTCGCGGACGAACAGGATCTTTATGATGCGCAACTGGGTGTCTTCCTTGACCCAAGCGATCCCGAGGTGATCAAGGCCGCCCGCGCCGATGGCATCCCCGAGGACTGGATCAAATCGGCGCAGGAAAGTCCGATCTGGAAGATGGCGATGGACTGGAAGGTGGCCTTCCCGCTGCACCCTGAATATCGCACCCTGCCAATGGTCTGGTATATTCCGCCACTATCACCGATCCAGAACGCCGCCGAAGCCGGCGCAATCAGTTCCAAGAACGGCATGCCGGACGTCAAGAACCTGCGTATCCCGGTTAAATACCTTGCCAACATGCTGACGGCGGGCGACGAAGCCCCGGTTGTCACAGCACTGGAACGAATGCTGGCGATGCGCTCTTACATGCGCTCCAAGACGGTCGAGGGCGTGAACGACGAAGGGATCGCGCAAAGCGTCGGCCTGACCGGTCGCCAGATCGAGGACATGTATAAAATCATGGCCCTTGCGGATTACGAGGATCGCTTTGTGATCCCCACCACACACCGCGAACAGGTCGAGGAAGCCTATGACCTCAAGGGCGGATGCGGCTTTACCGATACCAACGGCTGTTCCACCGGGATTTCCAAAGGCTCGCTCTTTGGTGGCTCCAAGAAACCCCTCAAAATGCCAACGGAGGTGCAGTAA
- a CDS encoding hemerythrin domain-containing protein, with protein sequence MGRRDIRLLAHAKKALPELPGFANPLDFIAEDHLAEREICALMDGVAASAAPDGDICERITAFLKYQLPAHLEDEEQDLFPMLRRRCDPEDEIDKALNKVQNDHRHAGDDTPVVIALLAEPGIDAAGRAVLVDYARNARRHLIFENAIILPLARLRLRSSDLNRMRRNMLKRRGLDRLLDAPC encoded by the coding sequence ATGGGCCGCCGCGACATCCGTCTGTTAGCGCACGCGAAAAAGGCACTGCCGGAACTTCCCGGTTTTGCCAATCCGCTTGATTTCATCGCCGAGGACCATCTGGCCGAACGAGAAATCTGTGCGCTGATGGACGGTGTTGCCGCCAGCGCCGCCCCTGACGGTGACATCTGCGAACGTATCACCGCCTTTCTGAAATACCAGTTACCCGCCCATCTTGAGGACGAGGAACAAGACCTGTTCCCGATGCTGCGCCGCAGATGTGACCCCGAAGATGAAATCGACAAAGCCTTGAACAAAGTGCAAAACGATCACCGGCACGCAGGTGACGACACGCCGGTTGTGATTGCACTTTTGGCGGAGCCGGGGATCGACGCGGCGGGGCGGGCGGTTCTGGTCGATTACGCCCGCAATGCGCGCCGCCATCTGATCTTTGAAAACGCCATCATCCTGCCGCTGGCACGGCTGCGGCTGCGCAGTTCTGACCTGAACCGGATGCGCCGGAACATGCTGAAACGCCGCGGCCTTGACCGCCTGCTGGACGCGCCATGCTGA
- a CDS encoding DUF2478 domain-containing protein, with amino-acid sequence MKIAYTMAQGRGDTDLLLHALARSLGAQGYRTCGLVQTNTDRADAGPCDMDVQVLPDGAVLRISQALGRASHGCRLDPDALETAVAMVAASLEQGADLLIINKFGKHEAEGRGFRSVIADALAMDIPVLVGLNTLNKPAFEEFCGGMAEEIAPDVIALAAWLRAATGESCAA; translated from the coding sequence ATGAAGATTGCATACACAATGGCGCAGGGGCGCGGCGATACGGACCTTTTGCTGCACGCGCTGGCCCGGTCTTTGGGGGCGCAGGGCTATCGCACCTGTGGCCTTGTGCAGACCAATACCGACCGCGCCGATGCCGGCCCCTGCGATATGGACGTTCAGGTGCTGCCCGATGGCGCCGTCCTGCGGATTTCACAGGCCTTGGGGCGCGCCTCGCACGGGTGCCGGCTTGACCCAGACGCACTGGAAACCGCCGTTGCGATGGTGGCCGCCAGTCTGGAACAGGGGGCGGATCTGCTGATCATCAACAAATTCGGCAAGCACGAGGCCGAAGGGCGCGGTTTCCGCAGCGTCATTGCCGATGCGCTGGCGATGGACATCCCTGTGCTGGTGGGGCTGAACACGCTCAACAAGCCCGCGTTCGAGGAATTTTGCGGCGGCATGGCCGAAGAAATCGCGCCCGACGTGATCGCACTTGCGGCATGGCTGCGCGCAGCTACAGGCGAATCCTGCGCGGCATGA
- the narJ gene encoding nitrate reductase molybdenum cofactor assembly chaperone: MDRTFKALSLILSYPTTDLQQAMPEIGGVLAADSRLTAAARRDLRPLVEELGGRDIYELQEQYVMLFDRSRTLSLNLFEHVHGESRDRGGAMVSLVETYRDGGFEPVTSELPDHLPVLLEFLATRSQTEGQETLADAAHIFEALAVRLARRDSPYGAVFAVLSQLAAVQADTGAVADMLAQPEVDPTDLEALDEVWEESEVLFGPDPNAGCPQVRDMLSRMDTPITPNPRHAAQ; encoded by the coding sequence ATGGACCGCACATTCAAAGCGCTTTCACTGATCCTGAGTTACCCGACGACCGACCTGCAGCAGGCGATGCCGGAAATCGGTGGCGTTCTTGCCGCTGACAGCCGCCTTACCGCTGCGGCACGTCGGGACCTGCGCCCGCTAGTGGAGGAGCTTGGCGGGCGCGACATTTACGAGCTGCAAGAACAATATGTGATGCTGTTTGACCGCTCGCGCACATTGTCGCTGAACCTGTTTGAACACGTGCATGGCGAAAGCCGCGACCGTGGCGGCGCAATGGTGTCACTGGTGGAAACCTACCGCGATGGCGGGTTTGAACCTGTGACCAGCGAACTGCCCGACCATCTCCCGGTCCTGCTCGAATTCCTGGCCACGCGTTCCCAAACAGAAGGTCAGGAAACCTTGGCGGACGCGGCCCATATCTTTGAGGCTCTGGCGGTGCGCCTTGCGCGTCGTGACAGCCCTTATGGTGCCGTGTTCGCCGTCCTTTCACAGCTTGCCGCCGTGCAGGCCGACACCGGGGCCGTGGCCGATATGCTGGCCCAACCCGAAGTCGACCCAACCGACCTGGAAGCCCTAGACGAGGTCTGGGAGGAAAGCGAGGTGCTTTTTGGTCCCGACCCGAACGCAGGCTGCCCGCAGGTGCGCGATATGCTGTCGCGCATGGATACGCCGATCACCCCCAACCCACGCCATGCGGCACAATAG
- a CDS encoding nitrate reductase subunit alpha yields the protein MSHLLDRLNFLQSKELEKFSNGHGQVTRENRDWEDTYRNRWRHDKVVRSTHGVNCTGSCSWKIYVKSGIVTWETQQTDYPRTRPDLPNHEPRGCARGASYSWYLYSANRVKNPLVRGRLMKVWRKMRETMDPIAAWTKLQADPVLRASYVETRGKGGFVRATWDEATEITAAANAYTAKTYGPDRVFGFSPIPAMSMVSYAAGSRYLSLMGGVCMSFYDWYCDLPPASPMTWGEQTDVPESADWYNAGYLLLWGSNVPQTRTPDAHFYTEARYKGTKSAVICPDYSEAAKFGDVWLNAKQGTDAALAMAFGHVILREFHLDRQTPYFEDYVRKYSDFPMLVQLEEQEGRMVPGRFLRADDLAGKLGEKNNPEWKTVAFDELSNALVSPNGSVGYRWGEDGEWNLEEKASTAETKLKLSLVLDDDHDDVVGVDFPYFGGEAYGQFETDADHPDVLTRNIPVKMIKGPKGKKIAVATVFDLFCANYGLDRGLGGDWVTSDFADDMPGTPAWAEKITGVPADKIIHVAREFADNAEKTTGKSMIIIGAAMNHWYHMDMNYRGVINMLVMCGCVGQSGGGWAHYVGQEKLRPQTGWQPLAFALDWNRPPRHMNSTSAWYAHTDQWRYETLEAKEILSPTAPAGDWDINLIDYNIRAERMGWLPSAPQLKTNPLEVAKAAKAAGKDIPAYVAEHLKSGDLEMSCEDPDAPENWPRNLFVWRSNLLGSSGKGHEYFLKHLLGTDHGVMGKDLGEDGAQLPKEATWHDNAPRGKLDLLVTIDFRMSTTCVYSDIVLPTASWYEKDDMNTSDMHPFIHPLQAAVDPAYESKSDWEIFKAIARKFQEITPGYLGVETDIVALPILHDTPAEIAQDQVLDWKKGECDLIPGKTAPNYVAVERDYTAIYDRFTALGPLMDKLGNGGKGIGWNTQTEIDNLSDLNGVQLDGAATGRPKIESAIDACEVILMLAPETNGEVAVKAWQALEKATGREHAHLAEGEHHNKIRFRDIAAQPRKIISSPTWSGIESEKVSYNAGYTNVHELIPWRTLTGRQQLYQDHLWMRAFGEGFMSYRPPVDLKTITADVLDAGDTLVLNFITPHQKWGIHSTYTDNLLMLTLNRGGPVVWISEVDAKSAGIVDNDWIEVYNINGALTARAVVSQRIKEGTTFMYHAQEKIVNTPGSEKTGNRGGIHNSVTRTTLKPTHMIGGYAHQSYGFNYYGTVGSNRDEFVVVRKMKKVDWLDDEATPVEAAQ from the coding sequence ATGAGCCACCTGCTCGACAGATTGAACTTCCTCCAGTCCAAGGAATTGGAGAAATTTTCGAACGGCCACGGGCAAGTGACCCGCGAAAATCGCGATTGGGAAGACACCTATCGCAACCGCTGGCGCCACGACAAAGTCGTCCGCTCGACCCACGGTGTGAACTGCACGGGGTCTTGCAGCTGGAAAATTTACGTCAAGTCCGGCATCGTCACCTGGGAAACCCAGCAAACTGATTATCCGCGCACCCGCCCCGATCTGCCCAACCACGAACCACGCGGCTGCGCGCGCGGCGCGTCCTACAGCTGGTATCTTTATTCCGCCAACCGGGTGAAAAACCCGCTCGTGCGGGGCCGGTTGATGAAGGTCTGGCGCAAGATGCGCGAAACGATGGACCCGATCGCGGCATGGACGAAATTGCAGGCCGATCCTGTTCTGCGTGCCTCATACGTCGAAACCCGTGGCAAGGGCGGCTTCGTGCGCGCCACATGGGACGAGGCGACTGAAATCACCGCCGCCGCCAATGCCTATACAGCGAAAACATACGGGCCTGACCGCGTGTTCGGCTTTTCGCCGATCCCGGCCATGTCGATGGTCAGCTACGCTGCCGGGTCGCGTTACCTGTCGCTGATGGGCGGTGTGTGCATGTCGTTTTATGACTGGTATTGCGATCTGCCGCCCGCGTCACCGATGACATGGGGCGAACAGACCGACGTGCCGGAATCGGCCGATTGGTATAACGCCGGTTACTTGTTGCTTTGGGGGTCCAATGTGCCACAGACCCGCACGCCGGATGCGCATTTCTATACCGAAGCGCGCTACAAAGGCACCAAATCCGCCGTCATTTGTCCCGATTATTCCGAGGCCGCCAAGTTCGGCGATGTCTGGCTGAACGCCAAACAGGGCACGGATGCCGCGCTGGCGATGGCCTTTGGCCACGTCATCTTGCGTGAATTCCACCTTGATCGCCAGACACCCTATTTCGAGGACTACGTGCGCAAGTATTCCGACTTTCCGATGCTGGTCCAGCTTGAGGAACAGGAGGGGCGCATGGTGCCGGGCCGGTTCCTGCGCGCGGATGATCTGGCGGGCAAACTGGGCGAAAAGAACAACCCGGAATGGAAAACCGTGGCCTTTGATGAGCTGTCGAACGCGCTGGTATCGCCCAACGGGTCGGTCGGCTATCGCTGGGGTGAAGACGGCGAATGGAACCTTGAAGAAAAGGCCAGCACGGCCGAAACTAAACTGAAACTCAGCCTTGTTCTGGACGACGATCACGATGATGTCGTCGGCGTTGATTTCCCCTACTTTGGCGGCGAAGCTTACGGCCAGTTTGAAACGGACGCCGATCACCCCGATGTGCTGACGCGCAACATTCCGGTCAAGATGATCAAGGGGCCAAAGGGCAAGAAGATCGCCGTGGCCACGGTGTTCGATCTGTTTTGCGCCAACTACGGGCTTGACCGTGGTCTGGGTGGTGACTGGGTCACCTCTGATTTCGCTGACGACATGCCCGGCACACCGGCCTGGGCGGAAAAGATCACCGGCGTTCCTGCCGACAAGATCATCCATGTCGCCCGTGAATTTGCCGATAACGCCGAAAAGACCACCGGCAAGTCGATGATCATCATCGGTGCGGCGATGAACCACTGGTATCACATGGACATGAACTATCGCGGCGTGATCAACATGCTGGTCATGTGTGGCTGCGTTGGGCAATCGGGCGGCGGTTGGGCGCACTATGTGGGTCAGGAAAAGCTGCGCCCGCAAACCGGCTGGCAGCCGCTGGCCTTTGCGCTGGACTGGAACCGTCCGCCACGGCACATGAACTCGACCTCGGCCTGGTATGCGCATACCGATCAGTGGCGCTATGAAACCCTCGAGGCCAAGGAAATTCTGTCGCCCACAGCCCCCGCCGGGGACTGGGACATCAACCTGATTGATTACAACATCCGCGCCGAACGTATGGGCTGGCTGCCCTCGGCGCCACAGTTGAAAACCAATCCGCTCGAGGTGGCCAAGGCTGCCAAGGCCGCAGGCAAGGACATCCCCGCCTATGTGGCCGAGCATCTGAAATCAGGCGATCTGGAAATGTCCTGTGAAGACCCGGATGCGCCCGAAAACTGGCCCCGCAACCTGTTCGTCTGGCGTTCCAACCTGCTGGGATCATCGGGCAAGGGCCATGAATACTTCCTCAAGCACCTGCTGGGCACCGATCACGGTGTCATGGGCAAGGACCTGGGTGAAGATGGCGCGCAATTGCCAAAAGAGGCGACCTGGCACGACAACGCGCCGCGCGGCAAGCTGGACCTGCTGGTCACGATCGACTTCCGCATGTCCACGACCTGCGTCTATTCCGACATCGTTTTGCCCACGGCCAGTTGGTACGAAAAGGACGATATGAACACGTCCGATATGCACCCGTTCATTCACCCGCTTCAGGCGGCGGTGGACCCCGCATATGAATCCAAGTCGGACTGGGAAATCTTCAAGGCGATTGCCAGGAAGTTTCAGGAAATCACCCCCGGCTATCTGGGTGTGGAAACGGATATCGTCGCCCTGCCGATCCTGCACGACACCCCTGCGGAAATTGCGCAGGATCAGGTGCTGGACTGGAAGAAAGGCGAATGCGATCTGATCCCCGGCAAAACCGCGCCGAACTATGTGGCGGTAGAACGGGATTACACGGCGATCTACGACCGCTTTACCGCGCTTGGCCCATTGATGGACAAGCTGGGCAACGGCGGCAAGGGCATCGGCTGGAACACCCAGACGGAAATCGACAACCTGTCGGATCTGAACGGTGTGCAACTGGACGGCGCAGCGACGGGACGCCCCAAGATCGAAAGCGCGATCGACGCCTGCGAGGTCATCCTGATGCTGGCCCCCGAAACCAACGGCGAAGTGGCCGTCAAGGCGTGGCAAGCCCTTGAAAAGGCAACAGGGCGCGAACATGCCCACCTGGCCGAAGGCGAACATCACAACAAGATCCGGTTCCGCGATATCGCCGCGCAACCGCGCAAGATCATCTCCTCGCCCACGTGGTCAGGGATTGAATCCGAAAAGGTCAGCTATAACGCCGGCTACACCAACGTCCACGAATTGATCCCCTGGCGCACACTCACGGGACGCCAACAGCTTTATCAGGATCACCTGTGGATGCGGGCATTTGGTGAAGGATTCATGTCGTATCGCCCGCCCGTTGATCTCAAGACGATCACGGCGGACGTGCTGGATGCAGGCGACACACTGGTGTTGAACTTTATCACGCCCCACCAGAAATGGGGGATCCACTCGACCTATACCGATAACCTGTTGATGCTGACGCTGAACAGGGGCGGGCCGGTGGTCTGGATTTCCGAAGTCGATGCCAAATCGGCAGGGATCGTCGATAACGACTGGATCGAGGTCTATAACATCAACGGGGCGCTGACAGCGCGCGCGGTGGTGTCCCAGCGGATCAAGGAAGGCACGACCTTCATGTATCACGCGCAGGAAAAGATCGTGAATACGCCCGGCTCGGAAAAGACCGGCAACCGCGGCGGTATCCACAATTCGGTCACCCGCACGACGTTGAAACCGACCCATATGATTGGCGGCTATGCCCACCAGTCCTATGGTTTCAACTACTACGGCACGGTCGGGTCCAACCGCGACGAATTCGTCGTGGTCCGCAAAATGAAAAAGGTCGACTGGCTCGACGATGAAGCAACCCCTGTGGAGGCAGCCCAATGA
- a CDS encoding peptidylprolyl isomerase: MNAALFPDLVVNGEAVPHAVVAAETQNQDAPAGKPGIAWRKAANAVAIRTLLLQEARARDLQATPEEVAPGRFETDEEALIRGLLDGAVDVAPPSAADVKAEWDKDPARFRSHPLWEVSHILCACDPRDTAATAKALTRANGLLAIVQGADAKGFAALAARESDCGSKSSGGALGQLGPGDTVPEFEDALRGLAEGEMTQAPVLTRHGYHLIRMDAVAPGQVLPFDAVRDKIAAALEKAAWVRQSRAFIASLVATADIQGAELGKAIPQG; this comes from the coding sequence ATGAACGCAGCACTTTTCCCCGATCTGGTCGTGAATGGCGAAGCGGTGCCCCATGCCGTTGTCGCCGCCGAGACGCAAAATCAGGACGCGCCTGCGGGCAAACCGGGCATCGCCTGGCGCAAGGCCGCCAATGCGGTCGCGATCCGCACCCTGCTGTTGCAAGAGGCACGGGCACGCGATCTGCAGGCGACACCCGAAGAAGTCGCCCCGGGCCGCTTTGAAACAGACGAGGAGGCCCTGATCAGGGGGCTTCTTGACGGGGCCGTGGATGTGGCCCCCCCCAGCGCGGCCGACGTCAAGGCCGAATGGGACAAAGACCCCGCGCGCTTTCGCTCGCATCCCTTGTGGGAGGTTTCGCATATCCTGTGCGCCTGCGATCCGCGCGACACCGCGGCCACCGCCAAGGCGCTGACCCGGGCGAACGGTCTTTTGGCGATTGTGCAGGGGGCCGATGCCAAGGGCTTTGCCGCGTTGGCCGCGCGCGAAAGCGATTGCGGCTCGAAATCCTCGGGCGGGGCGCTGGGCCAGTTGGGGCCGGGTGACACGGTGCCCGAATTCGAAGATGCGCTGCGCGGACTGGCCGAGGGCGAAATGACCCAGGCCCCCGTGCTGACGCGCCACGGGTATCACCTGATCCGCATGGATGCAGTGGCGCCGGGGCAGGTGCTGCCCTTTGACGCCGTGCGCGACAAGATCGCCGCCGCGCTGGAAAAGGCCGCGTGGGTGCGCCAGTCGCGCGCCTTTATCGCCAGTCTGGTCGCCACGGCCGACATTCAGGGGGCCGAATTGGGGAAGGCCATACCACAAGGATAA
- a CDS encoding sterol desaturase family protein → MERIREYLTGFLGLGELLSPVYVVTFVMIGWAWFKYRHIRGSFWAYLFPKAIWSHESTRADLSLFALGQLMVFFRFGARFAATPIVAAWVAQFGPGPVIDHAQISPVTIALLMFLIADFSLYWIHRGYHTIATLWPLHAVHHSAAVLTPLTAYRIHPVGSLVTTSFNAVIFGTIFGLLLGGLGAELSIAEIAGANAFVVAVNLVLTNFHHSHIWISFGPALERLVISPAQHQVHHSINPQHYNKNYGQSLALWDWMFGTLYLIGEDEQITFGLEGPVDAPLMTQRLAPILIDPLRRMVFPKSGG, encoded by the coding sequence ATGGAGCGCATTCGCGAATATCTGACAGGTTTTCTGGGGCTGGGTGAGCTTTTGTCACCGGTTTATGTCGTGACATTTGTCATGATCGGCTGGGCCTGGTTCAAATATCGCCACATCAGGGGGAGTTTCTGGGCCTACCTGTTCCCCAAGGCGATCTGGTCACACGAATCGACGCGCGCGGACCTGTCGTTATTCGCTCTTGGTCAGTTGATGGTATTTTTCCGGTTTGGCGCGCGCTTTGCCGCTACACCGATTGTCGCGGCCTGGGTCGCGCAATTTGGTCCCGGACCGGTGATCGACCACGCGCAGATATCGCCGGTGACAATCGCCCTGCTGATGTTTCTGATTGCCGATTTTTCGCTTTACTGGATCCATCGCGGCTATCACACGATTGCCACGCTGTGGCCGCTACACGCCGTGCATCATAGTGCGGCCGTTCTGACGCCGCTTACAGCCTATCGCATCCACCCCGTCGGCAGCCTTGTGACGACGTCGTTCAACGCGGTGATTTTCGGGACGATCTTCGGGCTGTTGCTTGGCGGGCTTGGCGCGGAGCTGAGCATTGCGGAAATCGCCGGCGCGAACGCCTTTGTGGTGGCCGTTAACCTTGTGCTCACGAACTTTCACCACTCGCATATCTGGATCAGCTTTGGTCCCGCGCTTGAACGTCTGGTGATCTCTCCGGCGCAGCATCAGGTGCACCACTCGATCAACCCGCAGCATTACAACAAGAATTATGGTCAATCCCTTGCGCTATGGGACTGGATGTTTGGCACGCTTTACCTGATCGGCGAGGATGAACAGATCACATTCGGGCTGGAAGGCCCCGTCGATGCGCCCTTGATGACACAGCGATTGGCGCCGATCCTGATTGATCCGTTGCGCCGGATGGTGTTTCCAAAGTCCGGCGGGTGA
- the narI gene encoding respiratory nitrate reductase subunit gamma — protein MQEQLDYFIFGIMPYIALTVLIVGSIARYERDPYTWKSSSSQLLRRKQLVWGSILFHVGIITVFGGHLVGLFTPVAVLDALGIPYVAKQWAAVVLGGVAGFTALIGATILIHRRVSDPRIWRHTSFADIGILVLLWLQLFIGLATITLTLQHMDGVEMVRFMTWSQSVVTLNLNAWELVVDVNWLYKVHIFLGLLITILFPFTRLVHLISGFAAPFRYLLRPGYQIVRSRRQKPLADRKTTTPAE, from the coding sequence ATGCAAGAACAACTTGATTATTTCATCTTTGGCATCATGCCCTATATCGCGCTGACCGTGCTGATTGTCGGGTCAATCGCCCGCTATGAACGCGATCCCTACACGTGGAAATCGTCCTCGAGCCAGCTTTTGCGGCGCAAGCAACTGGTCTGGGGCTCGATCCTGTTTCACGTTGGCATCATCACCGTGTTTGGCGGCCATCTGGTTGGCCTTTTCACGCCCGTTGCCGTGCTCGATGCGCTGGGCATCCCCTATGTCGCCAAACAGTGGGCGGCGGTGGTGCTTGGCGGGGTGGCCGGGTTCACGGCGCTGATCGGTGCCACGATCCTGATCCATCGCCGCGTCAGCGATCCGCGCATCTGGCGGCACACAAGTTTCGCCGACATCGGCATTCTGGTGCTGCTTTGGCTGCAACTGTTCATCGGGCTGGCGACGATCACCCTGACGCTGCAACACATGGATGGCGTTGAAATGGTGCGCTTCATGACATGGTCGCAGTCGGTAGTGACGCTGAACCTCAATGCATGGGAATTGGTCGTTGACGTGAACTGGCTTTACAAGGTGCACATCTTCCTTGGCTTGCTGATCACCATTCTGTTTCCGTTCACGCGTCTTGTGCATCTGATTTCCGGCTTTGCGGCACCGTTCCGGTATCTGCTGCGTCCGGGTTATCAGATCGTGCGGTCGCGCCGTCAGAAACCACTTGCTGACCGCAAAACCACAACACCGGCGGAGTAG